Proteins found in one Sphingomonas sp. SORGH_AS_0879 genomic segment:
- the rlmN gene encoding 23S rRNA (adenine(2503)-C(2))-methyltransferase RlmN codes for MPIPGHIDPVPVPRGVQPRPDGRVDLIGLTKDQLREALLSAGMELKQAKLRSKQIWHWLYNRGATRFADMTDIAKAQHPWLEERFVIGRPEVVEAQVSSDGTRKWLLRSPDGQDYEMVFIPDADRGTLCVSSQVGCTLNCRFCHTGTMRLVRNLTAGEIVGQVMLARDSLGEWPSQPEGRMLTNIVMMGMGEPLYNFDAVRDALKLVMDGDGLALSKRRITLSTSGVVPMMARAGAEIGVNLAVSLHAVTKDVRDELVPLNKKYGIEELLQACADYPGANNARRITFEYVMLKDKNDSDADAHELVRLLRHYDLPAKVNLIPFNPWPGADYECSTPERIRRFSDIVFEGGISAPVRTPRGRDIDAACGQLKTAAEKKSRAQLDREAEEKFAALG; via the coding sequence ATGCCCATCCCCGGGCACATCGATCCCGTGCCCGTGCCGCGCGGTGTTCAGCCGCGCCCCGATGGCCGGGTGGACCTGATCGGCCTGACCAAGGACCAGTTGCGCGAGGCGCTATTGTCGGCGGGCATGGAATTGAAGCAGGCCAAGCTGCGTTCCAAGCAGATCTGGCACTGGCTCTACAATCGCGGCGCGACCCGCTTCGCCGACATGACCGACATCGCCAAGGCGCAGCATCCCTGGCTGGAGGAACGCTTCGTCATCGGCCGTCCCGAGGTGGTCGAGGCGCAGGTGTCGAGCGACGGCACGCGCAAATGGCTTCTCCGCTCGCCCGACGGGCAGGATTACGAGATGGTGTTCATCCCCGACGCCGATCGGGGGACGCTGTGCGTGTCGAGCCAGGTCGGCTGCACGCTGAACTGCCGCTTCTGCCACACCGGCACGATGCGGCTGGTCCGCAACCTGACCGCGGGCGAGATCGTCGGGCAGGTGATGCTGGCGCGCGATTCGCTCGGCGAATGGCCCAGCCAGCCCGAGGGGCGGATGCTGACCAATATCGTCATGATGGGCATGGGCGAGCCGCTCTATAATTTCGACGCGGTGCGCGATGCGCTTAAGCTGGTGATGGACGGCGACGGCCTGGCACTGTCCAAGCGTCGCATCACCCTGTCGACCAGCGGCGTGGTGCCGATGATGGCGCGCGCGGGCGCCGAGATCGGCGTGAACCTGGCGGTGTCGCTCCACGCCGTGACCAAGGACGTGCGCGACGAACTGGTCCCGCTCAACAAGAAATACGGCATCGAGGAGTTGTTGCAGGCCTGCGCCGATTATCCGGGCGCGAACAACGCCCGGCGCATCACCTTCGAATATGTGATGCTGAAGGACAAGAACGATTCGGACGCCGATGCGCACGAACTGGTCCGGTTGCTGCGCCATTACGACCTGCCCGCCAAGGTGAACCTGATCCCGTTCAACCCCTGGCCCGGTGCCGATTACGAATGCTCGACCCCGGAGCGGATTCGCCGCTTCTCCGACATCGTGTTCGAGGGCGGCATCTCCGCGCCCGTCCGCACCCCGCGCGGACGCGACATCGACGCCGCCTGCGGCCAGTTGAAGACCGCCGCCGAGAAGAAGAGCCGCGCGCAACTGGACCGCGAGGCGGAGGAGAAGTTCGCGGCTTTGGGGTGA
- a CDS encoding sulfite exporter TauE/SafE family protein, whose protein sequence is MIDWTFLALAAAGGFLGGAMNALAGGGSFSTMPTLIALGLPSTVANATSNVALQPAAMASAWAYRHGLEPVMGVTMRRMVAITMIGAFLGSALLFFTSPRAFDLIVPWLLLTATLAIAGGRHASDWLARIARPGPRALMTAQGVLGVYGGYFGGGIGMMLTAAWGLLSGRDPAQLAAPRTLMLATANAAATLVFIATGMVAWAQCLPMLAGGIVGGWSGALVGRKLPAGLIRGWTLLLTTVTTAVFFYRGYA, encoded by the coding sequence ATGATCGACTGGACCTTCCTCGCCCTCGCTGCCGCCGGGGGTTTTCTCGGCGGCGCGATGAACGCGCTGGCGGGCGGGGGCAGCTTCTCGACCATGCCGACGCTGATCGCGCTGGGCCTGCCCTCCACCGTCGCCAACGCCACCTCGAACGTCGCGCTCCAGCCCGCCGCGATGGCGAGCGCCTGGGCCTATCGTCATGGGCTGGAGCCGGTGATGGGCGTGACGATGCGGCGGATGGTCGCTATCACGATGATCGGCGCGTTCCTGGGCAGCGCCCTCCTCTTCTTCACATCGCCGCGCGCCTTCGACCTGATCGTGCCCTGGCTCCTCTTGACCGCGACGCTGGCGATCGCGGGCGGACGCCATGCCTCGGACTGGCTGGCCCGCATCGCCCGGCCGGGACCCCGCGCGCTGATGACGGCGCAGGGGGTACTGGGCGTCTATGGCGGCTATTTCGGCGGCGGCATCGGCATGATGCTGACCGCCGCATGGGGGCTGTTGTCGGGGCGCGATCCGGCCCAATTGGCCGCGCCCCGCACGCTGATGCTGGCCACCGCCAACGCCGCGGCGACCCTGGTGTTCATCGCCACGGGCATGGTCGCCTGGGCCCAGTGCCTGCCGATGCTCGCGGGCGGCATCGTCGGCGGATGGAGCGGTGCGCTGGTCGGGCGCAAGCTGCCCGCCGGACTGATTCGGGGCTGGACGCTGCTGCTGACCACGGTGACGACGGCGGTGTTCTTCTATCGGGGCTATGCGTGA
- a CDS encoding flavin reductase family protein has protein sequence MTQNWHFYEPVNGHGLAHDPLNAIVAPRPIGWIGSRSAQGVNNLAPYSFFNVFNYRPPLIGFSSQGWKDSVANIAETNVFTWNLATMALAESMNASAAAVGAEIDEFALAGVTAEDGRLVAAPRVADSPVSFECRLTQLIRLETKEGRELDQWLVIGEAVGIHIAAEMITDGIYQTARARPILRGGGPVDYFEVTEAARFEMRRPD, from the coding sequence ATGACCCAGAACTGGCATTTCTACGAACCCGTCAACGGCCATGGGCTGGCGCATGATCCCCTGAACGCGATCGTCGCGCCCCGGCCCATCGGCTGGATCGGCAGCCGGTCGGCGCAGGGCGTCAACAATCTGGCACCTTACAGCTTTTTCAACGTCTTCAACTACCGCCCGCCGCTGATCGGCTTTTCGTCGCAGGGGTGGAAGGACTCGGTCGCCAACATCGCGGAAACCAACGTCTTCACCTGGAACCTCGCGACCATGGCGTTGGCCGAATCGATGAACGCCAGCGCCGCCGCGGTGGGGGCGGAGATCGACGAATTCGCCCTCGCGGGGGTGACGGCGGAGGACGGTCGCCTGGTCGCTGCCCCGCGTGTCGCCGACAGCCCGGTGTCGTTCGAATGCCGCCTGACCCAGTTGATCCGGCTGGAGACGAAGGAGGGCCGCGAGCTCGATCAGTGGCTGGTCATCGGCGAGGCGGTGGGCATCCATATCGCCGCCGAGATGATCACGGACGGTATCTACCAGACCGCCCGCGCCCGCCCCATCCTGCGCGGCGGCGGGCCGGTGGACTATTTCGAAGTGACCGAGGCGGCGCGATTCGAGATGCGGCGGCCGGATTGA
- a CDS encoding cytochrome b/b6 domain-containing protein, with amino-acid sequence MEAPTPQEPQRPRSRPVIRRHGVVTRVWHWVNAVAVLILLGSGLGISNAHPRLYWGRYGANFDPAWATLPHFPAWITIPARYNLAISRRWHLFFALVLGFGLLAYMIGGLLTRHFQRDLRIRRRELRPAMLWGDFRRHLAFRFHDEHDPRRYNLFQKLSYVLVLFVALPLAILTGIALSPGMNAAWPWVLEILGGRQSARSIHFITASALALFTIVHLVLVILAGAGNEMRSMITGRWRIPE; translated from the coding sequence ATGGAAGCGCCAACGCCGCAAGAGCCTCAAAGGCCCCGATCGCGGCCGGTCATTCGCCGTCACGGCGTGGTGACGCGGGTCTGGCACTGGGTCAATGCGGTGGCGGTGCTGATCCTGCTCGGCTCAGGCCTGGGCATCTCGAACGCGCATCCCCGGCTCTATTGGGGCCGCTATGGGGCCAATTTCGATCCGGCCTGGGCGACCCTTCCCCATTTCCCCGCATGGATCACGATCCCGGCCCGCTACAACCTCGCCATTTCGCGGCGCTGGCACCTGTTCTTCGCACTGGTGCTGGGGTTCGGACTGCTCGCCTATATGATCGGCGGCCTGCTGACCCGGCATTTCCAGCGCGATCTGCGGATACGGAGGCGTGAGCTTCGCCCCGCCATGCTGTGGGGGGATTTCCGGCGGCATCTGGCCTTCCGCTTCCATGACGAGCATGATCCGCGCCGCTACAACCTGTTCCAGAAGCTGAGTTATGTGCTGGTCCTGTTCGTCGCCCTGCCTCTGGCGATCCTGACGGGGATCGCGCTGTCGCCGGGCATGAACGCCGCCTGGCCCTGGGTGCTGGAGATATTGGGCGGGCGGCAATCGGCGCGGTCGATCCATTTCATCACCGCCAGCGCGCTGGCCTTGTTCACCATCGTCCATCTCGTGCTGGTCATCCTGGCGGGCGCGGGCAACGAAATGCGGTCGATGATCACCGGTCGCTGGAGGATTCCCGAATGA
- a CDS encoding molybdopterin-dependent oxidoreductase, whose product MIGRRTILTGGAGLLLAGCDRIVEQPTARKILFAGEDIQKGLQRALTNRGALAPEYRRDQMSPYFRTNGTRDPGTPAYAALLANRFEDWRLKIGGLVGNPLSLSLRQIGEFPARRQITRHDCVEGWSAIGEWMGPMLGNVLKAAHIRDRARYVVFTCADLYGGQPYYESLDLIDAFHPQTILAWGMNGRMLDVGHGAPLRLRVERQLGYKHAKYLMRIDAVESLANIGLGKGGYWEDHVDYDWYAGI is encoded by the coding sequence ATGATCGGCCGTCGAACCATCCTGACCGGCGGGGCCGGGCTGCTCCTGGCGGGGTGCGATCGGATCGTCGAACAACCGACCGCGCGCAAGATCCTGTTCGCGGGCGAGGATATACAGAAGGGGCTGCAACGCGCGCTGACCAATCGCGGCGCGCTGGCCCCCGAATATCGCCGCGATCAGATGTCGCCCTATTTCCGCACCAACGGCACGCGCGATCCGGGTACGCCCGCATATGCCGCGCTGCTCGCCAACCGGTTCGAGGATTGGCGGCTGAAGATCGGGGGGCTGGTCGGTAATCCCCTGTCCCTCTCGCTCAGGCAGATCGGCGAGTTTCCCGCGCGTCGCCAGATCACCCGCCACGACTGTGTCGAGGGTTGGAGCGCGATCGGCGAGTGGATGGGCCCGATGCTGGGCAATGTCCTGAAGGCCGCGCATATCCGCGACCGGGCCCGCTATGTGGTCTTCACCTGCGCCGATTTGTACGGTGGCCAGCCCTATTATGAATCGCTCGACCTGATCGACGCCTTCCACCCCCAGACGATCCTCGCCTGGGGCATGAACGGGCGGATGCTGGATGTCGGCCACGGCGCGCCGCTCCGCCTGCGGGTCGAACGGCAGCTTGGCTACAAGCACGCCAAATATCTGATGCGGATCGACGCGGTCGAAAGTTTGGCCAACATAGGTTTAGGCAAGGGCGGATACTGGGAAGATCACGTCGATTATGACTGGTATGCCGGGATTTAA
- a CDS encoding cyclopropane-fatty-acyl-phospholipid synthase family protein codes for MALIDLFLSRAVRKGRLTLTHHDGKVREFGTPEPGYPDVAIRFTDSRVAGQIVRNPALAAGESFMDGRLVVEKGDVRDLVELLTANDKWEAGRANLNPSRFVRAAGAIKHRIDRINMERRSKKNVAHHYDLSATLYELFLDTDKQYSCAYFTDPANDLERAQRDKKAHIAAKLAIQPGMKILDIGCGWGGMALYLHQMCGAEVLGVTLSEEQLKVARARAEALGVSDKVKFELIDYRRVEGRFDRIVSVGMFEHVGPPQYRTFFRKCRDLLTEDGVMLLHTIGRLNGPGVTDDWTTKYIFPGGYNPALSEIVRAQEGLRMFLTDVEVLRCHYGWTLDIWYDRTVAAKDKIVALYDERFYRMWLFYLAGAGAAFRNGGLCNYQVQLTRGRLSVPVTRDYMYEGERALRDR; via the coding sequence ATGGCGCTGATCGATCTCTTTCTGTCGCGCGCGGTCCGCAAGGGCCGCCTGACCCTCACCCATCATGACGGCAAGGTCCGCGAGTTCGGGACGCCCGAACCCGGCTATCCCGATGTCGCGATCCGCTTCACCGACTCGAGGGTCGCCGGGCAGATCGTCCGCAACCCGGCGCTGGCGGCGGGCGAATCCTTCATGGACGGCCGCTTGGTCGTCGAGAAGGGCGATGTCCGCGACCTGGTCGAACTGCTGACCGCCAACGACAAATGGGAAGCGGGCCGGGCGAACCTGAACCCGTCGCGCTTCGTCCGGGCGGCGGGGGCGATCAAGCACCGGATCGACCGGATCAACATGGAGCGGCGGTCGAAGAAGAACGTCGCCCACCATTACGACCTGTCCGCCACGCTGTACGAACTCTTCCTCGACACCGACAAGCAATATAGCTGCGCCTATTTCACCGATCCGGCCAATGATCTGGAGCGGGCGCAACGCGACAAGAAGGCGCATATCGCCGCCAAGCTGGCGATCCAGCCGGGGATGAAGATACTCGACATCGGCTGTGGCTGGGGCGGCATGGCGCTCTATCTGCACCAGATGTGCGGCGCGGAAGTGCTGGGCGTCACCCTGTCCGAAGAGCAGTTGAAGGTCGCGCGCGCCCGTGCCGAGGCTTTGGGCGTGTCGGACAAGGTGAAGTTCGAGCTGATCGACTATCGCCGGGTGGAGGGGCGGTTCGACCGCATCGTCTCGGTCGGCATGTTCGAGCATGTCGGGCCGCCGCAATATCGCACCTTCTTCCGCAAGTGCCGCGACCTGCTGACCGAGGACGGCGTGATGCTGCTCCACACCATCGGGCGGCTGAACGGGCCGGGCGTCACCGACGACTGGACGACCAAATATATCTTCCCCGGCGGCTACAACCCCGCTCTGTCGGAGATCGTGCGGGCGCAGGAGGGCTTGCGCATGTTCCTGACCGATGTGGAGGTGCTGCGCTGCCATTATGGCTGGACGCTGGATATCTGGTACGACCGGACCGTGGCGGCGAAGGACAAGATCGTCGCGCTCTATGACGAGCGCTTCTATCGCATGTGGCTCTTCTATCTGGCGGGCGCGGGGGCGGCGTTCCGCAATGGCGGCTTGTGCAACTATCAGGTGCAACTGACCCGTGGGCGGCTCTCGGTGCCGGTCACGCGGGATTATATGTACGAGGGCGAACGCGCGCTGCGGGACCGTTAA
- a CDS encoding LPXTG cell wall anchor domain-containing protein yields the protein MILPITGAVMGWALAGLGAGTVLGGVGIGWLVRRRRNRRLGAPEDVAAAAEAALEGFAVSGAVVGADGQGALAVAQDGRVAAIKLQGRRMAVREIPWTRVRSTAEGIVAEVDGRFGPVTLAGVDVLDIRRLRA from the coding sequence ATGATCCTGCCGATCACCGGCGCCGTGATGGGCTGGGCGCTGGCCGGTCTGGGGGCCGGAACGGTGCTGGGCGGAGTCGGGATCGGCTGGCTGGTCCGCCGCCGCCGCAACCGCCGCCTCGGCGCGCCGGAGGATGTCGCGGCGGCGGCCGAAGCCGCGCTGGAGGGCTTTGCGGTATCCGGCGCGGTGGTCGGTGCCGATGGCCAGGGCGCGCTGGCGGTGGCGCAGGACGGTCGCGTCGCGGCGATCAAGCTCCAGGGCCGCCGCATGGCGGTGCGCGAAATCCCCTGGACCCGCGTGCGCTCGACCGCCGAGGGGATCGTCGCGGAAGTCGATGGCCGCTTCGGCCCGGTGACGCTCGCCGGGGTGGATGTGCTGGATATCCGGCGGCTTCGAGCCTGA
- a CDS encoding TIGR01244 family sulfur transferase has product MIRPLNESVAVAPQIRPEDVAAIKAAGYTAIVNNRPDGEEPGQPNGDSIRAAAEDQGLAYTAIPVTPGGFSHEMVDQMTQALVEAKGPVLAYCRSGTRSCNLWALAAAKAGRNPTLIVMQAEGAGYDLSGLRPTLEALSGAAG; this is encoded by the coding sequence ATGATCCGCCCACTCAATGAAAGCGTCGCCGTCGCCCCCCAGATCCGCCCCGAGGATGTCGCGGCGATCAAGGCGGCGGGCTATACCGCCATCGTCAACAACCGCCCCGATGGCGAGGAGCCGGGGCAGCCCAATGGCGACTCGATCCGCGCGGCGGCGGAGGATCAGGGGCTGGCCTATACCGCGATCCCCGTGACGCCGGGCGGGTTCAGCCACGAGATGGTCGACCAGATGACCCAGGCGCTGGTCGAGGCCAAGGGGCCGGTGCTCGCCTATTGCCGGTCGGGCACGCGAAGCTGCAACCTGTGGGCGCTGGCGGCAGCCAAGGCGGGGCGCAACCCGACCCTGATCGTGATGCAGGCCGAGGGGGCGGGGTACGACCTGTCCGGTCTTCGGCCGACGCTCGAAGCCCTGTCGGGCGCGGCGGGATGA
- a CDS encoding YncE family protein — protein MSLIDRRQGLWGLVALGAAAAVPLAWRRAQAAAAGPTTLAVVEKGAGRVAFYSVPEGRRLGTIPLGAQPHEMVADPARRFAYIGGYGVQGWQFAGEGGHQLWVIDLVERRLVRTIDMAPHRRWHGMRMDARGRLYALSESDSLLARFDTPATAETPDRMIPVGGARSHYFVVKADGTRAYVADTMSGMVIMVDPDDASFAPVKQHIGTAPEGLALSPDERTLYVIDRPAGVLHALDAITLRPRARTTLRGEAVRVIVQADGRLIVSNPADKSLTRHSPATLKEEARLPLPAAAPGLNLSAGGSILYAARDDDRIAIVDLATWRIVGGFATGDAPDTAVLL, from the coding sequence ATGTCGCTGATCGATCGTCGCCAGGGGCTGTGGGGCCTGGTCGCGCTGGGCGCCGCCGCCGCCGTACCGCTCGCCTGGCGCCGGGCCCAGGCCGCCGCCGCCGGCCCCACGACGCTGGCGGTCGTGGAAAAGGGCGCCGGGCGCGTCGCCTTCTACAGCGTGCCCGAAGGGCGGCGGCTCGGCACCATCCCGCTCGGCGCGCAACCGCATGAGATGGTCGCCGATCCCGCCCGCCGCTTCGCCTATATCGGGGGATATGGCGTCCAGGGCTGGCAGTTCGCGGGCGAGGGCGGGCATCAACTCTGGGTGATCGATCTCGTCGAACGACGGCTGGTGCGGACCATCGACATGGCACCGCATCGCCGCTGGCACGGCATGCGGATGGATGCGCGAGGCCGCCTCTATGCGCTGTCCGAGAGCGACAGCCTGCTGGCGCGATTCGATACGCCCGCCACCGCCGAAACCCCCGACCGCATGATCCCGGTCGGCGGCGCGCGCAGCCATTATTTCGTGGTGAAGGCCGATGGCACCCGCGCCTATGTCGCCGACACGATGAGCGGCATGGTCATCATGGTGGACCCCGACGATGCCAGCTTCGCACCCGTCAAACAGCATATCGGCACCGCGCCCGAGGGTCTGGCGCTCAGCCCCGACGAGCGCACCCTGTACGTGATCGACCGTCCGGCGGGCGTGCTCCACGCGCTGGACGCGATTACGCTGCGCCCCCGTGCCCGCACGACGCTGCGTGGCGAGGCGGTGCGGGTGATCGTCCAGGCCGATGGCCGCCTGATCGTGTCCAACCCGGCGGACAAGAGCCTGACCCGCCATTCGCCCGCCACGCTGAAGGAGGAAGCCAGGCTTCCCCTGCCCGCCGCCGCACCGGGGCTGAACCTGTCGGCGGGAGGGTCCATCCTCTATGCCGCGCGGGACGACGACCGCATCGCGATCGTCGATCTGGCGACCTGGCGGATCGTCGGCGGCTTCGCGACCGGCGACGCGCCGGATACCGCCGTGCTTCTGTAA
- the crtY gene encoding lycopene beta-cyclase CrtY gives MAAKISCDVAIIGAGLAGGLIALALKARHPSLDVRLVDAGETIGGNHLWSFFGSDVATADRWIVERLVAHGWRCYDVAFPAHARTLNQTYYSIESHRLDAEVRRVLPPEALMLGRKVLSVTATAAVFADGDRVEATGVIDARGAGDLSSLSCGWQKFVGQELRLTHPHGSERPVVMDATVKQIDGYRFVYTLPFARDRIFVEDTYYSTSSDLNRRAIVQRIERYAEARGWETVEVMREEAGVLPVAMGGDFDGYWRSGGARTPKAGMRAGLFHPTTGYSLPDAIRMAAMLAERRDFAGADLHDATYRMARAAWDARSFYRMLDTMLFKAAEPDERYRVLERFYRLPPDLIGRFYAGQSTMADKARILTGRPPVPILRAIAALRGRS, from the coding sequence ATGGCTGCCAAAATCTCCTGCGATGTCGCGATCATTGGTGCAGGCCTGGCCGGCGGCCTGATCGCGCTGGCGCTCAAGGCGCGGCACCCTTCGCTCGACGTGCGGCTGGTCGATGCGGGCGAGACGATCGGCGGCAATCACCTCTGGTCCTTTTTCGGCAGCGATGTGGCCACGGCCGATCGCTGGATCGTCGAGCGGCTCGTGGCGCATGGCTGGCGCTGCTATGACGTGGCCTTTCCGGCGCATGCGCGGACACTGAACCAGACCTACTACTCGATCGAGAGCCACCGGCTGGACGCCGAGGTCCGCCGCGTGCTGCCGCCCGAAGCCCTGATGCTGGGCCGCAAGGTGCTGTCGGTGACCGCGACTGCCGCCGTCTTCGCCGATGGCGACCGGGTGGAGGCGACCGGCGTGATCGACGCGCGCGGCGCGGGCGACCTGTCCTCGCTGTCCTGCGGATGGCAGAAATTCGTCGGCCAGGAACTCCGCCTGACCCACCCGCATGGCAGCGAGCGGCCGGTGGTGATGGACGCCACCGTCAAGCAGATCGACGGCTATCGCTTCGTCTACACCCTGCCCTTCGCGCGGGATCGGATCTTCGTCGAGGACACCTATTACTCCACCTCGTCCGATCTGAACCGCCGCGCCATCGTCCAGCGAATCGAACGCTATGCCGAGGCGCGTGGTTGGGAGACGGTGGAGGTGATGCGCGAGGAGGCGGGCGTGCTTCCGGTCGCGATGGGGGGCGACTTCGACGGCTATTGGCGCAGCGGCGGGGCCAGGACGCCCAAGGCCGGGATGCGCGCCGGGCTGTTTCACCCGACCACCGGCTATTCGCTGCCCGATGCGATTCGTATGGCGGCAATGCTGGCCGAGCGGCGCGATTTCGCCGGGGCCGATCTGCACGACGCAACCTATCGCATGGCGCGCGCCGCCTGGGACGCGCGAAGCTTTTACCGGATGCTCGACACGATGTTGTTCAAGGCGGCGGAGCCGGATGAGCGATACCGCGTTCTGGAGCGTTTCTATCGACTTCCGCCCGACCTGATCGGGCGATTCTATGCGGGGCAATCGACCATGGCCGACAAGGCACGAATATTGACCGGACGGCCGCCGGTGCCGATCCTGCGCGCCATCGCCGCGCTGCGGGGTCGGTCATGA
- a CDS encoding phytoene desaturase, with amino-acid sequence MKSAVVIGSGFGGLALAIRLQSAGVQTTIVEARDKPGGRAYYWERDGFTFDAGPTVITDPACLEELWGLTGRSMSEDVKLDPVSPFYRLNWVDGTNFDYSNDDTQLRSEIAKLNPDDIAGYGKFLDYAAGVYREGYEKLGHVAFLDFASMIKAAPSLMKYQAWNSVYAMVSKFVKSEKLRQALSFHTLLVGGNPMTTSAIYALIHKLERDGGVWFARGGTNRLVAGLVAQFERIGGVLRLGDPVTRIETLGDRATGVVTKSGLTIQADAVATNADIMHSYRDLLTDNRSARRTVNSLERKRYSPSLFVVHFGIKGAWPGIPHHMILFGPRYKGLLTDIYDTGVLSEDFSLYLHHPTVTDPSLAPEGHSTFYALAPVPHMGKFPMNWDEVGPILEKRILDEVGRRLIPDIHERIVTKFHYAPSDFATDLNAHMGSAFSLEPILTQSAYFRVHNRDDSIPNLYFVGAGTHPGAGIPGVVGSAKATAALMLERK; translated from the coding sequence ATGAAGAGCGCGGTCGTCATCGGATCGGGCTTCGGCGGCTTGGCGCTGGCCATCCGCCTGCAATCGGCGGGCGTGCAGACGACGATCGTCGAGGCGCGGGACAAGCCCGGCGGGCGGGCTTATTATTGGGAGCGCGACGGCTTTACCTTCGACGCCGGGCCGACCGTCATCACCGACCCGGCCTGTCTGGAGGAACTCTGGGGCCTGACCGGGCGCAGCATGTCGGAGGATGTGAAGCTCGATCCCGTCAGCCCCTTCTACCGGCTCAACTGGGTCGACGGCACCAATTTCGACTATAGCAACGACGACACCCAGTTGCGGTCCGAGATCGCCAAGCTGAACCCCGACGATATCGCGGGCTATGGCAAATTCCTCGACTATGCGGCGGGCGTGTATCGCGAGGGCTATGAGAAGCTCGGCCATGTCGCGTTTCTCGATTTCGCCTCGATGATCAAGGCCGCGCCGTCGCTGATGAAGTATCAGGCGTGGAACTCGGTCTACGCCATGGTTTCGAAATTCGTGAAGTCGGAGAAGCTGCGCCAGGCGCTGTCCTTCCACACGCTGCTGGTCGGCGGCAATCCGATGACGACCAGCGCCATCTATGCGCTGATCCACAAGCTGGAGCGGGACGGCGGCGTCTGGTTCGCGCGCGGCGGCACCAATCGGCTGGTCGCAGGGCTGGTCGCACAGTTCGAGCGGATCGGCGGCGTCCTCCGCCTCGGCGATCCCGTCACCCGGATCGAGACGCTGGGCGACCGCGCGACCGGCGTGGTCACGAAGAGCGGCCTGACCATCCAAGCGGATGCCGTCGCGACCAATGCCGATATCATGCACAGCTATCGCGACCTGCTGACCGACAATCGCTCGGCCCGGCGGACGGTCAACTCGCTGGAGCGCAAGCGCTATTCGCCATCGCTTTTCGTCGTGCATTTCGGGATCAAGGGCGCGTGGCCGGGTATCCCGCACCACATGATCCTGTTCGGCCCACGCTATAAGGGCCTGCTGACCGACATCTACGACACCGGCGTGCTGTCGGAGGATTTCTCGCTCTACCTCCACCACCCGACCGTCACCGACCCCAGCCTTGCGCCCGAGGGGCATTCGACCTTCTACGCATTGGCCCCCGTCCCCCACATGGGCAAGTTCCCGATGAACTGGGACGAGGTCGGGCCGATCCTGGAAAAGCGTATCCTGGACGAGGTGGGCCGCCGCCTGATCCCCGATATCCATGAGCGGATCGTGACCAAATTCCACTATGCGCCATCGGACTTCGCGACCGATCTGAACGCGCATATGGGCTCGGCCTTCTCGCTCGAGCCGATCCTGACCCAGAGCGCCTATTTCCGGGTGCACAATCGCGACGATTCGATCCCGAACCTGTATTTCGTCGGAGCGGGGACGCATCCGGGTGCGGGTATTCCGGGCGTGGTGGGCAGCGCGAAAGCCACGGCGGCACTGATGCTGGAGAGGAAGTAG